GGCTGAGGTGAATTGCCAGATTAAAACCACCACAAATGCTGGCACAGATAGCGGCAGAATTATTGATCGATAAATTCTTACCATTGATGCCTTATCCACTCGGCCAGCTTCAATTAACTCATTTGGAATTGCTTCATAGTAATTTCGGAAAATTAAGGTACAGATAGGAATACCGTAGATAACGTGAGCAAAGACCAGCACATAGATTGATTTATTTATTTCTAAAGTAGTTGCAATTCTCACCAATGGAATCATGATTGCTTGGTATGGAATAAACATTCCAAATAAAAACATGGTGAAGACAAAGTTTGAGCCTCTAAACTTCCATTTAGCAAAAACATATCCATTAATTGAGCCGATAACAGCTGAGATTATTGATGCTTGGACAACAAATAAGAGGGTTCGAACCATTGATTCAGAGATTGATTGTGGGAAGTAATCAGTTCCACTCCATGCCACCGACCAGGCTGAGAAATCTATCTTCTCTGGAAGTTTAAAAGCGTTTATGAGGTAAACATTTTTAACACCTTTAAGTGAGTTAATTACCATCACATAAATTGGCATAACCACTAAGAACCAGATAAATGTCAAAGAAACATAACGGAAGATCAGCCAGAATTTCTCCTTGCCGTTTAATTTGCGCTTCTTATTGCGCACATCATGCTTTGTTGTAATTAAATCGACTATGTCTTTGCTCATCAGCGGTACGCCTGTTGTTTGTTGTTATATCGAAGGTATGGCACAACCACAATTGCAATCATAATTAATAGGACAATGGCAATTGATGTTCCCTTTGCATAATCTCTAGCATCAAAGGTTGCCTCCCACATATAAACAGCTACTACCTGAGTTACATAGGATTTTCCATTAATACCAATAATTAGATCAAAGGCCTTCATAGATATATGGCCCAAAATAATTAAAATTGTAAGAAGTGTTGGCGTCAGCTGTGGAAAGAGAACATGGCGATAAATTTGAGATTCACTAGCACCATCAACTCGTGCAGCTTCTCGCAGATCATCTGGAATACCGCGAAAGCCCGCTAGGAAGAGAGCTAATACATAACCTGACATCTGCCAGATCGCCGGCAGCGCCATTGCATACATCGCACCTTTTTCGGAGACATACCAATCATTTTGTAAGAAACCTAAACCTATTTTTTGCAGAGCAAGATTTAACCCACCCGCCTCTTCATCTCTGGCTGAGTTAAGAATCCAGTTAAATACAGTTCCCATTGCAATAAATGAGATCGCCATTGGATATAAATAAAATGAACGGAAAAATCCCTCACCCTTAATACCTTTTTCAAGCAGTAATGCCATGATAAATCCAGTTACTAACGCGCCTAAAATAAATACGATTGTAAATTTAACTAAATTTGATAGTGAGTGTGTAAAGCGCTCATCTTTGATTAGATCGGTGTAATTCTTTAGCCCAACATACTCAATGGCTTTTTTGCTGCCAGAGTTTTGGTTAGTTAGAGAGACATTTACTGACCACAGGATTAAGCCATAAACAAAGATAACTACGGTAATTATTGAAGGTAATACGAAAAATAAGCCACCAACGCGAGTGCTAAAAGATCGTTTATTCTTGGTTGTTTTACTCACCGAAGCGATCCCCTCATCTTTATAAGTAGCAGGTGGTGGAGCCTAGCGATTGGTTATCTAATTAGAAAACTTTGGTGGGCAATTAATTGCCCACCAAAGTTCTTGTACTACTTTGTTGCTATTAAGCCTTGCCTGCTTCGTAAGCTGCAGCAAGATCCTTAGCAAGTCCGGCGTTATCTTTGAATCCGCCTGAGAAATACTTACCAACGGCTGCGTTGTACTTAGCCATCAGTGCGTTATTTCCATTTACTCCATGAACTGTTGAACCGACTAAGCGATCCTTTGACCAGTCAGAAGAAGCTGATTTTAGATAATCATCGTATAGGGATAGATCAGCATCTGTACGAGCTGAAATTGATCCCTTCTTTGGATTAAATGCATCCTGTCCTGCTTGTGATCCACAAACCTTCAACCATGCAATTGCAGCGTTGCGGTGTGGAGCACCAACTGGAAGTGTGAATGAATCTGATAGCCATTGGTATGTACCAACAGTTCCTGGAGCTGCTGCGAATGTGTAGTCAGTTCCAAGCTTTAGACCATCTGATTGCCACTGAGCAGAAGCCCAGTCACCCATAATGAAGAATCCTGCTTTACCAGAAGTTACTAACTTACCTGCATCTGGCCAATCAAGATTTCCTGCACCCTTATTTCCATAAGAAAGTGCCTTCTGGAAGTTCTTAAGACCGGCAGCAACTTCTGGACCTGTCCATGAAGTTGAACCGTTGTATAGACCTTCGAACTTATCTGCACCCATTGATGCTAGAAGCATCCAGTCAAGAAGGTGAGCAATCGCCCAGTCTCCCTTTCCTGCAAGGGCTAGACCAGTTACGCCAGCCTTCTTAAACTTCTCAAGATCTGCAAAGAATTCATCAAGAGTTGCAGGAGCCTTGGTTACGCCAGCCTTTGTTGCAGTTGCTGGATTCCACCAAAGTACATTTGCTCTGTGAATGTTTACAGGTACTGAGTAAATTTTTCCATCTACAGTAAGAGTCTTAATTAAGTCAGCTGGGAATATCTTGTCCCAACCTTCAGATGCGTACAAAGAAGTTAAATCTTCTAGTTGTCCGCCCTTTACATAACCATCAAGCTCCATACCAGCGTGTGCTTGGAATGAATCAGGTGGCTCGTTAGCATCTAAACGGCTCTGTAGTACAGCCTTTGCGTTTACACCAGCACCACCGGCAACAGCAGCGTTAATAAACTCTGTGTTTGGGTTTTGTGCTGCGTAAACATCGATCATTCCTTGTAGGCCAGCAGCTTCGCCACCAGATGCCCACCAGGTAAAGATTTCAAACTCTGTGTCTTCGTTCGCTGCTTCATCAGATGATGATGAACAACCAGTTACCGCAAGGGCAATAGCTGCTGCAGCTGCAACAAGACGAAATGAACTTCTACGCATTCATTTCTCCATTTCTTCTCTATAGGAAGTGGTACAACGAGGATCGTCGAACCTGAATGAATCTTTGTACTCACCAGTTAGGTAGTCAATCAAGGCGGGCTAATATTTAGTTAATAATCACTTGTTTATCTAAAATTTATCTAAAAGTTATAAAGACTCACGCCCAATGCCTCAAGTAGTACTTAAGGGTCTATAAGTAAGAAGAAAAAGCCCCTAATCTTTAGGCCATGGCCAATAAAGATTACGATTTAGCAAAACTGTCCACCATATTTACCGCAGCCTTAGCCTCTGATTGTTTAGATCATATGGATTTGCGTAATCAAGTTTTAAAACCAGATATCCAAATGCTTTCAGGTGATGGCGTGATGATGGGATACGCATTTCCCGTAAGAGTTGAAGCAGTTTTCACAGCTCCTGATGTGCCATACGTTGGATTACTTAAAGCATTGGACGCAGTTGGCAAAGATCAAGTTTATGTAACACCATCTAATCGAAATAATGGCGGTAATCATCCAGCAGCATTTTGGGGAGAATTACTTTCAACTGCTTGCAAACACAAAGGTGTGGCAGGTGCGTTAACTGATGGACCAGTAAGGGATACCACCAGAATGCAAGCGTTAGGATTTAAAGTTTTTGGTGTGCAAACCTCACCCCTTGATATTAATTCAAGGTATGAAGTGGTTGAACATAATGTGGCAGCCGAGATTGATGGCGTAATGATTAATCCAGGAGATTTAATTGTTGGCGATATTGATGGTGTGGTAATTGTGCCAAAGGCTGCGATCGATGAGGTAATTGCCAGAGTGGAAGAGAAAAACTCTGGGGAGAACTTGTTTAGAAAAGCTGTTAAAGATGGCATGGCTCCAAGTGAGGCATTTGCAAAGTATGGAGTCTTATAAGTGAAACCGATTGTGCAAGTTTCCTTAGATCTAACCGATATTAAAGAGGCGATGGAGATGGCTCACACCGCTATGCGGGCCGGTGTTGATTGGTTAGAGGCTGGTACGCCATTTATTTTGGCTGAAGGATTACATGGCGTGCGCGCCCTTAGAAAAGAGTTTCCTCATATTCCAGTGGTAGCAGATTTAAAAACTATGGATGGTGGATATTTAGAGGCGCAGATGATGGCAAAAGCTGGCGCCACTCATGTTGTTGTAATGGCAAGAGCGCATCCAGAGACAATTAAAGTTGTTGTGCAAGCTGGTAAGGATTACGGCATCACAGTTATGGGAGATAACTTAGGTTGTGAAGATATGGTTGATGGTGCACGTGTGCTTGAAGATTTAGGTTGTGACATGATTATTCATCACATTGGTTATGACGAACGACGTGGCATTGCAGCTAGGGGTGAGGTTGCACCAAATCCACTTGATCAATTAAAAGCAGTTGTTGATGCAGTTGGTATTCCAGTGCAAGCTGTTGGTGGTTTATCACTGGAGCAAGCAATAGCTTGCCCCTCATATGGTGCACCTTTGGTAGTAATTGGCGCCCCTCTTGCTATTGATGCTGATTCATTTTCAAAGGGTGCTGGAAATGTTGAAGAAGTTCTTAGAAAAATTTGTGAAAAGGTTCATGCATATGGTGATATTCCAATTACGCCAAGGGTTAGGTGATTAAAAAATGAAATCTCTAGCAGTTGTTAACTTCTCATCAAAGCCAGGCAGTGTTGAATTACAAGAGATTGAGTATCCACTCTTTGGTGATGATGATGTCATTATGCAGGTGGAGGCGGTAAGTGTTTGTGGCTCAGATCTACATCAATGGCATGGCACAAACTCTTGGGAGGTTAATTACCCAGTTGTCTTAGGACATGAGTTTTGTGGCGTTATAAAAGAGCTAGGTAAAAATGTTAAATCTGCTGGCAAATGGCAGGTTGGTGATCGAGTAGTAACTGAGACTGCTGCGGTAATTGATACCGATTCACCATTATCTAGACAGGGTAAGTACAACTTAGATCCATCTCGTAAAGGATTTGGTTATGGTGTTAATGGCGGCATGACTAGATATGCCAAGGTCGCAGCCCGCTTACTTCACAAAATTCCAACCAACATCTCATTTGATTATGCAGCAATGACTGAGCCATGCGCTGTCGCCTATAGCGCAACCATTGCTCCTGGCTTTGTTCGACCAGGAGATCGAATTGTGGTTTATGGACCTGGTCCAATCGGTGTTTTATGCGCAGCAATGGCGAAATTAGCAGGAGCTGAGGTTGCATTAGTTGGCTTAGAAAAAGATAAAACTAGATTAGAGATTGCAAAATCTTATGGCTGTGAAGTAATTATTGGCGATGCAAGTGAATGGGCAAAAAGTGTTGATGGGTTAGGCGCCGATGGCGTGGTTGATGCGGCTGGTGTTAGTGCTTCATTAAAAAATGCCTTAGCTGTTATCAGGCCAAATGGTTGGATATCAAAGGTTGGCTGGGGACCACAACCATTAGATTTTTCACTTGATCCATTGGTAGCAAAAAATGTCACCTTGCGTGGAAGTTTTTCTCACAACTGGCCAATGTGGGAGCGGGTCTTAAGATTATTAGAAAGTGGAAAATTAGATTTAAAACCAGTTTTAGGTGGAGTATTCCCAATTAAAGATTGGCAGGTTGCATTTGAGAAGATGCAATCTGGTGAGATTTTAAAATCTGTAATTAGGCCTGAGTAAAATGAGATTAAAAGATAAGGTAATAATCATTACCGGTGCAACCTCTGGTATTGGTAGCGCAATTGCAATTAAAGCCGTCAGTGAGGGAGCTAAGGTATTAATCCACGGCATTGATCAGGCTGGTGGGCAAAAGATTGTTGATCAATTAGGAGAAAGCGCCGCCCTTTGTATTGCAGATTTAGCAGATCAATCTGCACCAAAAAAGATTGCAGATGCTGCGATCTCAGCCTTTGGCAAGATTGATGGATTAGTTAATAACGCTGCAATTATTGAGCGAAATAATCTTTTGCAGTTAACGCCTGAGGCCTTTGCAAAAACTATTACAGTTAATTTGCAATCAGCGCTTTTTCTAATTCAAGCTTGCTTTGAACACCTTAAGAAAAGCAAGGGCGCTGTTTTAAATATTGGTTCAATTAATGCCTACAGTGGTGAGTCATCACTTCTGGCATACAGTATTGGCAAAGCGGGCCTGCAAACAATGACTAGAAATTTAGCTAATGCTCATGGCATAGATCAGGTTAGATTTAATTTAATTAATCCTGGCTGGATATTGACGCAGCGTGAGTATGTTGATCAAATTAAAAAAGGAATGCCAGATAAGTGGCCAGAGAAGTTAGGTAAAGAGAATATTCCTTTTGGCGTTATGAGCACACCAGAGCAATTAGCTGCTGCTTGTATTTACTGGTTAGGTGATGAGTCCCGGCCATTTACAGGTTCAGTTGTTGAGTTAGAGCAGTTCTCAATTATTGGCAGAAATCCTGAGAAGTAAATGCCTAAGTTAGCCGCCTTTCCAAAAGGTTTTATCAAGCAATTAGTTTCTGGGCAAATGAGTATTTATGAGTGGATTAAATTAGGCGATGAATTAAATGTTGATGGCCTGGAGTTTTATAACAACTTTGCTGATGTGAAAGATCCATCAAATTGGCCAAAGGTTCGAAAGGCTGTTGAAGATACCGGCATGGTTATTCCAATGATGTGCGCCTCCCCTGATTTCACAATCCCAGATGAGGCTTTGCGAAATAAGGAGATAGAGAAAGAAATTTTTGCAATCGAAATGAGTGCAGCACTCGGTGCTAAATACTGCCGTGTCTTATCTGGGCAGAGGAGAAAAGATATTACTCGGGATGAGGGAATGAAATATGTTGTTGATGCAATTAATGCATGTATTCCAGCAGCCATAGAACATGGCGTGACTTTGATAATTGAAAATCATTACAAAGATGATTTCTGGACCGAGCCAGAGTTTGCGCAAATGATGGATGTCTTTGTTGACTTAGTTTCTCGGATTGATTCACCACATTTTGGAGTTAATTTTGATCCATCAAATGCAATTGCAGCAGGTGAAGAGCCACTTGAGCTATTAGAGAAAGTAAAGCATCGAGTTTTAACTATGCACGCCTCTGATCGCTACCTTGCTAATGGCACCATTGAAGATTTACGCAAAGCAGAGGGCGGGAGTGCTGGTTATGTTTCATTCTTTAAACATGGCGTTATTGGTAAAGGGCTAAATGATTATGATGCGATTTTTAAAACATTAAAAGATGTCGGCTTTGATAGTTGGATCTCAATTGAAGATGGCGTGGATGGCATGGAGCAGATGCACGAAAGCGCAGATTTCTTACGCGAAAAGATTAAAAAGTATTGGCCTAATTACCAGCCACGATAATATTATTTAGCGGCTTACCCTCTGCTAATAAATTTAGCTGTGATTCAAATAAACTTCTTGCCCGTTTATCAAAAGCTGATGAATTGCCACCAACATGTGGTGAAATCAGAACTCCCTTTGCAGACCAAAGTGGATGATCCTTTGGCAGTGGCTCTGGGTCAGTAACATCTAAAGCAGCAGTAATACGACCAGAGTTAAGCTCTTTTAATAACGCATCTGTGTCAACAATGGGCCCGCGAGCAACATTTACCAATAGCGCGCCATCCTTCATTAAGGCTAGGCGTCGAGCATCAAATAAATGTTTACTCTCTTTAGTTAATGGCAAAATCAAAAAAATCACATCAAGAGTTGGTAGGTGTTTATCTAAATCAGAAATTGCAATGGTGTTATCCCGACCGCTTTGCGTGAAGGCAACAATTTCAACTGAAAAACCAGAGAGCATTCTGGCAATGGTTGAACCAATTGAGCCGTAACCAATAATTCCAACTTTGCGATCATTAATTGAGTTATAGGTTTTATTGACCCATTCACCCTGATCTTGATCTCTAATAAATGTAACAAAGCCGCGCAAGGAGGCGATTGCAAGAGCAACTGCTAATTCAGCAGTTGAATCATCATGAATGCCACGGCCATTACACAAAGTAATTCCTGGCCTAAGAAACTCAAGTGCGTCCTCATAACCAGCATTTGGAACTTGTAATACTTTTAAGTTTGGCATTTTCTTAGTTAATTCAAGGGCTGGCCGGCCACCCATATAGGTTGGAACATAAAAGGTAACCTCAGACATATCCCCGGTTGCAGCAGGAGTAGTTGCAGGTGATAGGCGCTTGAAATTACTTGGAACTTTTAAATCATCCCATTGCGTCCAAACTACATGTTCACTCATTATTTAATCCGATCGTTAATATCTTCAGGTGTTAATGCAACTTTGTTAACTAAAGTTCCAATTTGATCAACGATAATGGTAACTACATCCCCTGCCATTAGAGAAATATCAAGAGGTGGCACAATTCCTGTTCCAGTAGAAAGGACTACGCCCACTGGAAAGTGTTGGCATTTAAACAAGTAATCAATTAAGTCATCAAAGCTTCGGTTTAGAGATTTAAGTGAGGTCTCTGCCTGCCAAACAATTGAGCCAGCTCTTTCAATCTTGGCATATATATCTAACTTGTCATGATCAACAATTTCCCAAATCGGTCTAATCATTGGTCCTAATGCATTTGATCCGTAGTAAATCTTTGCTTGCGAAAGATAAAGTGGATTCTCTCCTTCAATGTTTCTTGAAGTCATATCATTACAAATACTCATGCCAATTAGCTCACCAAATTTATTCATCACAATTGCTACCTCAGGCTCTGGCACGGAGGTTTGAGCATCGGCTCGAATTCCAACCTCACCCTCATGACCAACAGTTCTGCGAGCAGTTGCTTTAAAAAATAACTCTGGTCTATCTGCTTCATAAACTAATTGGTAAACATCCGGAATATCACTCTCTTCTTTTCGAGCATCCCTTGAGCGTTGATAGGTAACGCCTGCTCCCCAAACCTCAGTATCGATTGCAACTGGTGCTACTAATTTACCTTTTACTTCAGTGCTGCCTGCTGCATCGTAGGCTTTTCTAAAATCAGCCATATGTAATGAAAGCGCGTCAGATAAATTTTTAATCTTCTCTATTTCAAAGTACTTGCCATTTATCTCTTTGACTAAGTGATAAGGATTAGATGGAGTTTGAATTACCGCTAAATGGCTCATCTATTAGAGTTCAATTCGATTCACTAAGCCAGACTCCTCAAGTGCGTCCCACACAGCAGCTGGAATATCACGATCAAAGTCGGCAATATTTGAAGTTAACTCTTTAACTGTTCTAGATCCAGTTAGCACTGAGGTGACAGCAGGATGGCGAAGTGGGAATTGAATAGCTGCTGCAGTAAGTGGAATGTGAAAATCACCAAGCAGTTGCTTGATTTGTTGCGCGCGTTTAATTAATTCATCACTTGCAGGTGCATAATCAAATGTTGCACCGGCAACTGGGTTTGCCAAAATTCCTGAGTTATAAACACCACCAATTACTACTGCGGTATTTTTCTTTTTACACTCTTTAAATAAGTGTTCTTGGGCTGATTGATCAAGGAGTGAGAATCTGCCAGCAATTAAAATAATATCTAGATCCATCTCTTTAACTGCCTTAATAGATGGTGCGCAGTAATTCATACCGACACCAATTCCTTTTAAAACACCCTGGGAGCGAAGTTCATCTAGAACTCCATAAGACTTCTCGATTGCTTCACCAATTCGATCATCAGCATCATGAATATAGGCAATGTCAAAGGAAGAAACATTTAAACGCTTTAGGCTATCTTCGATTGAGCGAAGAATTCCATCCCGTGAAAAGTCAAAAACTGGAATTACATTTGGATCAATATCGGCAAAGCTACCTAGTGAATCATCAATTACTTTTTTGTTTGGATCAATTTTTTCAAGTACGCGCCCAACCTTGGTTGAGAGCACAAATGGTTTTCCTGATTTATTTAAGGCAGCGCCTAATCTTTTTTCAGCAATTCCATAGCCATATAAAGGTGCGGTATCGAAGTAATTAATTCCGGCATCTACTGCTGCCAAAATTGTTGACTCCGCTTCAGAGTCGGCAACAGAAGTAAATAAGCCACCAAGGGGCGCGGTTCCTAGCGCAAGCTTTGTTACGTAACGATCTATGCGTGAAATTTTTACTAATTCGCTATGACGGGCCATATTCACAATAGTATAGGAGCGTGTTGGAATAGTGAATACTGTTCGCCTACTGAGATAGCAGATCGGAAGATAAAGATTATGGAAAAAGAGTTTGCAGGCTTAACCGCAATTATCACCGGAGCCGGCTCTGGTATTGGCCTTGAGGTTGCAAAGGGACTTAAAGAGCGAGGCGCAACTGTATTTGGTTTTGATATTAATCCAGGTGAAATGGCAGCCTATGCAACATATGTAAAGTGCGATATTGGTGATGCCACCTCAGTTGAATCAGCTTTTAATGAGTTTAAGAAATCAAGTAAAGGTTTAGATATCTTAATTAACAATGCTGGAATTGGTTCGCTAACAACAGTTGAGCATGAAACAGATGAGATTTGGCATAAAGTTTTAAACATCAATGTGGTGGGAACAGCTCGAGTATCCAAGCAAGCGATTCCGCTACTTCGTGCCAGTAAGCATGCAGCCATTGTTAATACCGCATCAATTGCTGCCACAGATGGAATTCCAAATCGCGCAGCTTATAGTGCGTCAAAGGGTGCGGTTATGACTTTAACTCTTGCAATGGCAACTGATCACTTAGCCGATGGCATTCGGGTTAACGCCGTAAACCCAGCAACAACTGATACACCTTGGGTTAAGCGATTGTTAGATCAATCAGAGGATGCGCAAGCTGCTCGAGTTGCACTAGAGGCGCGGCAGCCAATGGGACGACTTGTCTCCCCTACTGAAATTGCTAGCGCGATTATATTTTTAGCGAGCCCCTTGCAAGCATCAGTTACTGGCACCGCAATCAGTATTGATGGCGGTATGCACTCATTGAGAATTCCTAAAAAATGAATCCATTAAACAATTATCGGTTTGGCTCTTATGCAATCTTGGCGATGGGCTTGATTAATCTGCGATATCAAACTGGAAATGATTCAAATCTTTCTAAAAGTTTAGTTTTAATAATCCTTGGCGCAGTGGCATTTATTGCAACATTTATCCCAGCACTTAAAGCACTTTTGCTCAAGCGAGTGAGCAAAATGCTCGCACTTATCATTCTCGTCTTGGCAATTGCATATGGATTTCTAATCTAATTAAATGCAACTTGAGGATATTAAAAACCGCTGGAATGAGGTCTTAGATCTCCTTTTGGAGATGGATCGAGTTACCTGGCTTTCATTCTTTGATGCCAGATTGGTTTCATTTGAAAACAACCAATTAACCTTAGATTTTGCTGATAGTCAAAAGTTTGCAAACCCCCATGATTTTAAGAAAACTCGTAATCCATCCCACACTAAATCTTTAATTGAAGCGATTGAAAGGGTTTTTGGCTTTACACCCACAATAATAGAGCGGTGAAAAGAGTTGCATTCTTCCTAGCTCTAGTCGTAATTGCTACTGGCTTTAATCCGGCTGCAAACAGTGCAACTGCAAAAACATCTCTAACATTAAAAGTTGAGAGCACGCCAAATGCTGGTGAATCTTTAGTTACCTTTTATGGTCAGGTGAAGCCGGCGGCAAAAGGTGCAATCACTATTGATACCTTTGATGGTGTGGCGTGGAAGGCGACGCCATTAAAAACTACATCAGCAGCAAGTGGAGCTTGGCGAATTACAACAGTTGCCACTGCGATTAAGGCAGAAGGTCAATACCGTGCTCAAGTAGTCATCGGTAAAAAGAAAACACTTTCTAAGAATGCAAACTTTAAAGTTGATTTAACAAAAACCTTT
The Candidatus Nanopelagicus limnes DNA segment above includes these coding regions:
- a CDS encoding SDR family NAD(P)-dependent oxidoreductase — encoded protein: MEKEFAGLTAIITGAGSGIGLEVAKGLKERGATVFGFDINPGEMAAYATYVKCDIGDATSVESAFNEFKKSSKGLDILINNAGIGSLTTVEHETDEIWHKVLNINVVGTARVSKQAIPLLRASKHAAIVNTASIAATDGIPNRAAYSASKGAVMTLTLAMATDHLADGIRVNAVNPATTDTPWVKRLLDQSEDAQAARVALEARQPMGRLVSPTEIASAIIFLASPLQASVTGTAISIDGGMHSLRIPKK